The Athalia rosae chromosome 4, iyAthRosa1.1, whole genome shotgun sequence DNA segment TAACAAAGTTTTGTTGCAATTGGTCAGTAATCTGAATTCTGCGTGGCAgatttaaattgaattaatgGATTAAAAATGTAAACTATTAGTAAACTAAATTTGTTGCCAAATAGAGTTGATTGTCAGCTACAAAGTTTGCTATTGAATTATTCTAGGTAACGTTACACTAACTGCCTGCATAGAAGACCATCAATTccagccaaaaaatttttggaatggTCGTTGGCGTTCCGTATGGTCGGTAAATTTCAACACCAGTTCTGGTAATGCAGAGTTGAGAGGTAGTCTGAAAGTTCAAGTACATTATTACGAAGATGGAAATGTACAATTGGTAAGCAGCAAAGAAGTAAAAGAGAGCCTGCCCATTACAACTGAGAAACAAACGGCCAAGGAATTAATACGATTGGTAGAAGAATCTGAAAACGATTATCAAACAGCTATatcggaaaattatcaaaccaTGTCAGATACAACGTTCAAAGCTCTACGAAGGCAACTTCCTGTTATGCGAACGAAAATTGACTGGAGCAAAATCGTGTCGTACAGTATTGGCAAAGAGCTTAAGAGCCAATAAAGGCAGATTATTTATATCTCttaataagaaaattaattaaaagaagCGCATACTGATGAATCAGAGAAGTCTGGAGGTGTGATGTGTATGGAGGTAAAGATAAAGTGTGCTAAAAAGTAATGAAAGATAAACATTTGACAGAAGCTCATACACATGCCCTAGTACTATGCTAGTTATTTCTTGAACCGGGCCATATTCAAAGACGAGGTGTTAGAACGAATGTGCAAAtaatgtattattatacagtATAAAAGAATTTAACTTTAAAAATAACGTCTGTGGATACGGCCCGctatttttatcaaactttATATTACAcgaagtataaataaatatctacaATTTTGTTAAGACACattgttttataattattacatctaTTATAGCTAATATGTTGCTAGGATCAATTGaagtggaataaaatgaaatttaatacaCACATAAATTCGATCAGTGTATTGGTTATTTTACATAGTtacagattgaaaaaaaagaaaaaagaaattgttgtGCCAAGTGATTAGAATTGGCGAATCTTTTGGTGCTATCGCTTAGCACACATTACACACCCAGACAAAGcgtgaaaatgaaatctaagaaaaaaaaatacataatgcATTGTACATTGTAGAACGTAGTCTATAGCCTGCTGGAGCCTTAATCTGTTCACATTTTGGGTTGAGATGGTATTGTGTACATAAGTTATTGAATTCGGATGGACGAatgtggagagagagaaaacgttCCGACATTCGCCACTGCCCTTCAAACTACAGAAAATAGTTGCCTACATTAAATCGATATTGATATTAGGTAATACTACTTAAAATCGAGTGTATCGTAAAATAAGTAAAGCATGTCCTCATGTAAAAAAACATTACACACAAAACACGGTTATCAATTAAATTATGTATTATTAAATGTTACTATTGAGTAAATAAAGTGATATGAcactttggaaaattcttgGCTATATATCGTCTCATTCACAATGAGCTATCATTATTTCTCACAATGTATTGCTGTTTTGCattatgtattatatcacTTCCTATTAAATACGTTATAAACACAATTACATGTTACACTGAGGTGGTGCCTAGATTGTAATTGTCCAGAGCATTTattgtttattcgttttttctacaCTGATAAAACTGCACTTATTGTTCAACCAATCTACCGGATACTCCATTAATACCTCGATGAATACATAGGCCAAAAAAAGCAAgttcgaaaacaaaataactcAAGCAGATATTGGACGATACTTCCTGAGATTAGACTTGTGCATCTGGTACGTACTAGAGTGCAAGAAAGTGAGAGTAATTGATGTGAAATTAAGAAACATCACTTGCATATTTGACCTATCGGTACAGCACGTACCTTGAGTTTCGTTCAGATCATCTAATTTCGGTGCACTCACGACAAACACGCGACGAATTCCGAAGTTCTATCAACATAACATTTATTGGTTGAAAAGCATTAAACACATTGCTGTAACGAATTTTGACATCTGCTGCCATATTTGTTTACACATATAGTAATTGCTTAGCAACCTGTGGTCACGTGAACTGTCATGGAGCAGACCTGTCATCAGTGGTCATGTGAGCAGCCAGAAATTGTCTGTATATTGTGCGACTCTCCATTATCACTAAATAATCTTTATTATTACGTTATAAAAGAGTTAATAACTTATCAGAATAATGGCTTTGATGCCTCGAGAGTCTGGAAAATTGATAGCCAGCTTATCAAAGGACGTATTTATAGAGGAAGAAGGTGTGAAGAAAATTGCTTACCTGGTAGGTATTATCTGTTCtacagttttttcttcttattttcaatttgattgcCATTGTTCTACTTGTGCCTCGAATTCCGTATGGTATTTATTAGTAATTGTGAAGTTACCTTGCTATTACaagaaatttatatacatacatattattgttccaaatcaattaatttatcatataattttgaaccaaaattaatgaattgaATTGCAAGGTCAATTCAGTGATCTGTATTGTTcaggaatatttttattgttatctgAATGGATTTAGTACCTTTgcgaaatattaaatttttcatttgtccgAACCTACAGGTGCTGGAAGGATTGAAAACTCGTGCTGTTCACATTGATAATTTCTCTCAGCACGAACTGCATCCAAATGAACATGATCCAAGAGCTATAGACTGGATCTTTGTACTGGATACTctaaatttctgtttttggACTGATGGAGATGATACCAAATGGAAAGTATCGGGCTACACCGGATATTTTGCTTTGTGTGCAGCTATCAAGCGTGCCGTACATGTGAGTTACTTGTATTTCATAGTTTACTTACCCTCAATAATTTTAATGTTGCTCCAATCTAGAAATACTAGTTCTCagtatatgtattatttaaATACAGGTACCGAGTGATGCTGGGTATTATAATGTTTATTTTAGGTACATGCCAGTAATAGTATTCTACCGTacgaattattaaaattttaccATTTCAATTACCAACTGTTAGTTGTTTTTATAGCCATTCTGCCTTGACCTCAGCACACTTACAATTATCTTCTATTGTAGGAAGTTGTTTTGTAAATAGAGTTGTTTCAGTAAGTTGACGTGTGTCCACAGGCTCAGGCTCTGGCATTAACTCTACCTTCGGTTTCTTTGGTTTCTGCTTGACTTTCTTatgcttttttgtttttaagaTAGATTTTGCACGCCTTCCCTTATGGATGGGATATGATTTAGCCGAACAAGAGTTTCTGGGATCACTTTTGTGGTGCTAATTCAAAATCAATAGAAGTTGGAGTACCAAAAATACATTTACAATCTACTATTGATTCACAGTTAGCATCTCGATTTTACCTTTTGCTTTGGGGTTGGTTGAATGCAGCATGTACCATTTCTTTGAACAGGTACATGCCTGTTCCTATAGCATTTATTAAACATTTTACACTCCTCTATTAATTCTGTAAATGAAATTACCGTCAGCTGACAAACCAACAGGAATAGAACATTATTCATCTCTTTAAATAATTGTCTGAGAACACTTACGCTGCATTCTCGTTCtttcttcatcaattttaGCATTATATGCTTTAATGTTCATGATTCGTTTCTCATGTGAACATTGTAGCAGAAACTGTTCTCTTTCCACTTGCCTTTCTTGCATTTCTTGGCGTAACTGCCATCTGGTCAGAGAAAATGCTATTGTCAGTTAAATTGCACACAAACAGTAGTAATTATTTAAATCAGGCACTAGTAAGAATTGAGATGGTCTTACTTTTTCTCTATAGaatttcgcttttcttttttttcctgaagCTCTCTTTTTGCCTTGAATATTTTGCGTTGATACTCACTGTCTCGCCATTGTCTTATggttttaacttttttttgacGCTCAATGTATGCAGCTGCCTCTCGTTTTTGTCGTAATATCTGGGCTTGTTCCCAAgctctctgaattttcaatttattggcTTCTACTCTGGCAGCCTCAATATCTTTTAGTTGTTGGTCCATTTTTAATTGTTTATCTTTCTGTCTCTGTAGCTTTGATCCTTCTTCCTGTCTTTTTTGTTCTAGCAATCGATTCGTTGCTTCAAGCTTCTTTTCTTGTACTAGTAATCTGAAATTTCGTAATAATGTTATATTCCATACTATAGATACCAACTCTTCATACGAAATATAACAGAACAGAGAATATGTGAGTCACTTTTCAATATCCTTTTCAGCTAATTTTTCTGCCAAGTCTAAAGCCCTTTTTTCGGAATCCATGAgagttttctgttttatttttagcttGATACTGTCATTATACAATTTCtttaaatattttctgtaTATGTTATATTCTTTAACTGAACATTTTGCATCAAGTTCTTTTGTTACTAATCCAAGTTTTATCATCCGGCGCAAGTTTGTTGGCTGAGAAAAATATCTTGCTAAATGCTCATCATGCAGTGGTTCATATGTCCACTCCGCATCATAGTTATATGGGTC contains these protein-coding regions:
- the LOC105692609 gene encoding calponin homology domain-containing protein DDB_G0272472 codes for the protein MSCEEKSVVLELLTLKKPTALDELINKVAKPKGAIPNFGLPRWKTMPLESKIPMIPGPEGSYHFTRNKLGKKLWISSADAEFNLSDPYNYDAEWTYEPLHDEHLARYFSQPTNLRRMIKLGLVTKELDAKCSVKEYNIYRKYLKKLYNDSIKLKIKQKTLMDSEKRALDLAEKLAEKDIEKLLVQEKKLEATNRLLEQKRQEEGSKLQRQKDKQLKMDQQLKDIEAARVEANKLKIQRAWEQAQILRQKREAAAYIERQKKVKTIRQWRDSEYQRKIFKAKRELQEKKEKRNSIEKKWQLRQEMQERQVEREQFLLQCSHEKRIMNIKAYNAKIDEERTRMQQLIEECKMFNKCYRNRHVPVQRNGTCCIQPTPKQKHHKSDPRNSCSAKSYPIHKGRRAKSILKTKKHKKVKQKPKKPKVELMPEPEPVDTRQLTETTLFTKQLPTIEDNCKCAEVKAEWL